A stretch of Glandiceps talaboti chromosome 18, keGlaTala1.1, whole genome shotgun sequence DNA encodes these proteins:
- the LOC144449826 gene encoding uncharacterized protein LOC144449826, giving the protein MEDVRLTTTTSLKKCLRLFKLASILVFVICITLNLCIRRNTYNITGTYKTEAILFRTKRYCNCSVEPVDISHSSGHLKLKDVKCIKYPIYASEGVLHGILSSDDQKQTGGYDCVQSLHPQTWQKDKLKPYTKTVVPNIAHYTWFGDREFRFDHFISVLSAYRIMKADKIMFHTDYEPHGRYWNEAKTTIPILEVVFREAPKLILGNSLTNNAHKSDVARLEILMEHGGIYMDLDVIVVQSLDSLRYYDFVLGRETYRGLNNGIIVASKKSLFLKLFYEGYHIYQGKCWNCDSILFPNELAKINPHLIHIEESSLVQPSHEYPGPELIFNGHLKWWTGHYTIHTWIRVIRRRYWSLIRREEVYTPQNIKTLDSTFGEICRYVYYNETGPWKES; this is encoded by the coding sequence ATGGAGGACGTCAGACTTACAACGACAACATCTCTTAAAAAATGTCTACGACTTTTCAAATTGGCTTCAATATTGGTATTTGTCATTTGTATTACTCTAAATTTGTGCATAAGACGAAATACATACAACATCACTGGTACTTACAAGACAGAGGCGATTCTGTTTAGGACGAAAAGATATTGTAATTGCTCTGTAGAACCCGTAGATATTTCACACAGTAGTGGCCATCTCAAACTCAAAGATGTTAAGTGCATCAAATATCCCATCTATGCCAGTGAGGGCGTTCTCCACGGTATCCTCAGTTCAGATGATCAAAAGCAAACAGGTGGCTATGACTGTGTACAATCGTTGCATCCACAAACATGGCAGAAAGATAAACTCAAACCCTACACCAAAACAGTTGTACCAAATATTGCCCATTATACATGGTTTGGAGACCGTGAGTTTCGTTTTGACCACTTCATAAGTGTTTTAAGTGCATACAGAATAATGAAGGCAGATAAAATCATGTTTCATACAGATTACGAGCCACATGGACGGTATTGGAACGAAGCAAAGACAACTATTCCTATTTTAGAAGTGGTGTTTAGGGAAGCACCCAAACTAATATTGGGTAATAGCCTTACTAACAATGCACACAAATCAGACGTTGCAAGATTGGAGATTTTAATGGAACATGGTGGCATCTATATGGATTTGGACGTCATTGTAGTTCAGTCACTTGATTCTTTGCGATACTATGACTTTGTGTTAGGTAGAGAAACGTACCGCGGTCTAAACAATGGAATCATTGTAGCTAGTAAAAAGTCGCTCTTTCTTAAACTTTTCTACGAGGGATATCACATTTATCAAGGGAAGTGTTGGAACTGTGATTCCATCTTATTTCCAAATGAATTAGCTAAGATTAACCCACATTTAATTCATATTGAGGAAAGTTCTCTAGTTCAACCAAGTCACGAGTACCCAGGACCAGAGTTGATTTTCAATGGACATTTGAAATGGTGGACAGGTCATTACACTATACATACTTGGATACGGGTTATACGACGACGTTACTGGTCTCTCATCAGAAGGGAAGAAGTGTACACtccacaaaatatcaaaacactGGACTCTACGTTTGGAGAAATCTGTCGATATGTTTATTATAACGAGACTGGGCCATGGAAGGAAAGCTAA